One Polaribacter reichenbachii genomic window, TTTAGTATTCCCTTATTTTTAAGTTCATCTAAAACATTATAAACTACAAGTATTAATTTAAAACTATTGATTCTATTTAAAATTTGAAAACTTGTTAAGTGTTCGCTTTTTAATTCGTTTACAACTGCTAATTGTCTTGTTGATAATTCTTGTGTTTTCATAAGTTTTTTTGTTTTACACTGTAAAGATACTACCCTTTAAAGCTTTAAAAACTGAAAATTAGACAGGTAATAAGTTAGGTTAGGTGATTGGTATTAAAATGTAGACGAACAAAAAAACACCTGTTTGCACAGGTGTTAAGTATATGTTAATTAAATATTTAAGATCTTTTAAAAAAAAAATATTTAAATTGATAAATTGTAGATTGTAAAAACTAGGTTAACATTCCACCATCTACAGATAAAGTTTGCCCAGTTATATAAGCACTCATATCTGAAGCTAGAAATACACAAGCATTTGCAATATCTTCTGGCTTACCTCCTCTTTTTAAAGGAATTGAATCTCGCCAACCTTGAACTACCTTTTCATCTAATTTTTCTGTCATTTCAGTTTCTATAAAACCAGGAGCAATTACATTACTTCTAATATTTCTAGAACCTAACTCTAAAGCCACAGATTTAGAAAAACCAACAATACCAGCTTTTGATGCTGCATAATTAGTTTGACCTGCATTACCTTTTAAACCTACCACAGAACTCATATTAATAATAGAACCTGCTCTCTGTTTCATCATTGGTCTAATTACCGCTTTTGTTAAGTTAAATACAGATTTTAAGTTAACTTCAATTACTTTATCGAAATCTTCTTCAGAAATACGCATTAACAAATTGTCTTTGGTAATACCTGCATTATTTACTAAAATATCTATAGCTCCAAATTCTTTTTGAACTTCTTTTGCTAATTCTTGAGCAGCAGTAAAATCTGCAGCATTAGATTGATATCCTTTTGCAGCAACTCCAAATGCTTTTAATTCGTCTTCTAAAGCTTTTGCAGCATCTACAGAAGAACTATACGTAAAAGCTACATTTGCACCTTGTTTTGCAAATTCGATAGCAATTCCTCTTCCTATTCCTCTAGTTGCCCCAGTAATTATAGCTGATTTATTTTCTAGTAATTTCATATTTGTTGGTTATTTTTAAGGCTTCAAAGATACTAAAATAAAAAAACTCGTAAAGTAAATTTACCTTACGAGTTTTAAATTTAAAATTAGATAAAGTTAAGATTTTACCTTTTTCTCATCAATATAATTAAATAAGTAATCTACTTCTAATTCTTTTATATTACCTAGTTTCTGAAGCGATTTTACATCTAAATCTTTCTTGTTACCAATTACCATAACATTATATGATTCTCCTTTAACGTTCTTGTCAAAAAAGGCTTTTAAATCTTCCATTGTCATATTCTTTATGGTGTTGTACATAGCTTCTCTATTGTCATTATCAATCCCTAATTTTTGTAATCTTTCATAAGACCAAAATATATTAGATTTTGTAATTCTTTGCGCTGCTAATTTTTTTAATGTAGATTCTTTTGCAGCTTGAAACTGTTTATCTGCCTCTGGCATATCATTCATCAATTCCATCATTGCATCTACAGCTTGCTCTAATTTGTTAGCTTGTGTACCCACATATGCCATAACATAATTTGGTGAGTCTTTTTTTGATGCTCCTTGATAAGCTGCAAATGCAGAATAAGCTAAAGATTTAGATTCTCTAATTTCTTGAAATACAATTGATGATAAACCACTACCAAAATAAGTATTAAACAATGTTGATGCTGCCATATTTTCTGGTTTAAAAGGATCTCCTTTTGCCAAAAACAACATTTCTGTTTGTACCATATCATAATCTGTAAAAAACACATTACCTCCAGTTTCTGTTTCTTTGTATTTTTTTGCTATAGGATATTCTTTTAATTCTCCATAAATTTTATGTTGATTGTTTAAAGCTGCAACAGCATTATCTACATCTTTTCCATAATAAAAAACACGTTGCTTATAATTTTTCATATCTTTAATTAGCGCTACCAATTCTTCTGGATTAATTGACTTTAATTCATCTATTTGCATAATATCTCTTAAAGGAGAATTCTCTCCATATTTACCATAATTCATTAAACCATTCCAAAGGATATTTCCTTTTTGGGTTTTTCCATCTTGGCGCCCTTTATAGATTTTTTCTACATATTTATTATAAGCCTCTTCATCTGCTTTAGCATTATCCCATAAATGTTCTAACAATTCTAAACCTTTAGGTAAATTTTCTTTTAATCCGTTTAAACCTACATAGGTTTTATCACTTCCTGTACTTACATAATAAGAGATTCCTAATTTATAAAATTCTTTCTTTAACTCTTCATTTGTATATTTATCTGTGCCTATATATTCTAAATAACCAGCAGCTAAAGATAATTTTTTATCATTATCACTACCCATATCAAAAATTATATTCATATCAAACAAATCATTTTTATCATTTAAAACATAAGAAACTTTAATATCATTTTCTGTTTTCGTTTCTTTAATTGCTGTTTTATAATCTACAAACTGAGGTTTTAGCTCTTCAGATTCCATTTTATTAAATGCCTGTATGTATTCTGAACTTTTGTCTCTATTAAGATTTACTGGAGTAATTCCTGGGTTTTCAACTTTTACGATGTTATTATCTTCACCTTTTCTCTTATAGGTAACTACATAGTTATCTTGATAAAAAGTGTTTGCAAAGGCAACTAATTCTTCTTTAGATACTTTTTTTAAATCATCTAAAAATTTTACTCTATCAGACCAATTTTGCTGATAAATAAAAGCTTCTACATATTTATCTGCCAAAGCTGAATTGTTTTCATATTGACGGGTTTCATTTAATTTTAGATCATTTACTACTGCTTCTATCATCCATTCATCAAACTCACCATTTTTTAATTTAGTAACTTGTTCTAATAATAAATCTTTTACTTCATCTAAAGTTTGTCCTGATTTTGGAGAGCCTGTAAATGTATGATAACCATAATCATTTAAAAATGTTGGTGAACATGATGCTCTTTGTACTACTTGTTTCTGATTTAAATTTAAGTCGATTAAACCTGCATTACCATTGGCCATAATCATATCAACTAAAGTTACCATCTTTTCATCTTCAGTATTTACACCTCCAGATCTATAAGCTATGGAAATATTTTCTGATGTAGGCCCAAAAACTTCATTTATAACAGGTTGAGTAATTGGTTCTTCTTTTGGTAAAGTAGGATGAGTCAGTTCTTTCTTTTCAAATTTACCAAAGGTTTCATTTATTTTTGCTATAGTTTTATCGAAATCTAAATCACCCACTAAAACAATTGCCATATTATTTGGCACATAATATTTATCAAAATAATTATGAATATCTATCATTGAAGGGTTTTTTAAATGCTGTCCTGTACCAATTGTTGTTTGTTGTCCATAAGGATGATTTGGAAATAAACCATCTAACATAGCAGCATAACGCTTTCTAAAATCGTTATCTTGCCCTCTATTAAATTCTTCAAAAACTGCTTCTAATTCTGTGTGAAACAATCTTAACACTAACGTACTAAAACGTTCTGACTCTAAAGTAATCCATTTATTAAATTCGTTTGCCGGAATTTTATTTGTGTAAACAGTTTGCTCAAACCACGTATATGCATTTGTTCCTGTAGCTCCTAAAGAAGCCGTCATTTTATCATATTCATTTGCAATTGAATAATTAGATGCTTCTAAAGAAACTTTATCAATTTCTTGGTACAGTGCTTTCTTTTTCTCTGTGTCTTCTTCTGTTCTGTGTTTTTCATACAAATCAGAAATTTTCTCTAAATATTCTTTTTCTTTTTCCCAATCTACAGT contains:
- the fabG gene encoding 3-oxoacyl-[acyl-carrier-protein] reductase, with amino-acid sequence MKLLENKSAIITGATRGIGRGIAIEFAKQGANVAFTYSSSVDAAKALEDELKAFGVAAKGYQSNAADFTAAQELAKEVQKEFGAIDILVNNAGITKDNLLMRISEEDFDKVIEVNLKSVFNLTKAVIRPMMKQRAGSIINMSSVVGLKGNAGQTNYAASKAGIVGFSKSVALELGSRNIRSNVIAPGFIETEMTEKLDEKVVQGWRDSIPLKRGGKPEDIANACVFLASDMSAYITGQTLSVDGGMLT
- a CDS encoding M16 family metallopeptidase produces the protein MKQIKRLALILLLITAISCNTDNNKSYKVTAQKDTNGITYETVENDPTGLRLYTLDNGLKVYLSKNADEPKIQTYIAVRAGSNYDPKESTGLAHYLEHMVFKGTHKVGTVDWEKEKEYLEKISDLYEKHRTEEDTEKKKALYQEIDKVSLEASNYSIANEYDKMTASLGATGTNAYTWFEQTVYTNKIPANEFNKWITLESERFSTLVLRLFHTELEAVFEEFNRGQDNDFRKRYAAMLDGLFPNHPYGQQTTIGTGQHLKNPSMIDIHNYFDKYYVPNNMAIVLVGDLDFDKTIAKINETFGKFEKKELTHPTLPKEEPITQPVINEVFGPTSENISIAYRSGGVNTEDEKMVTLVDMIMANGNAGLIDLNLNQKQVVQRASCSPTFLNDYGYHTFTGSPKSGQTLDEVKDLLLEQVTKLKNGEFDEWMIEAVVNDLKLNETRQYENNSALADKYVEAFIYQQNWSDRVKFLDDLKKVSKEELVAFANTFYQDNYVVTYKRKGEDNNIVKVENPGITPVNLNRDKSSEYIQAFNKMESEELKPQFVDYKTAIKETKTENDIKVSYVLNDKNDLFDMNIIFDMGSDNDKKLSLAAGYLEYIGTDKYTNEELKKEFYKLGISYYVSTGSDKTYVGLNGLKENLPKGLELLEHLWDNAKADEEAYNKYVEKIYKGRQDGKTQKGNILWNGLMNYGKYGENSPLRDIMQIDELKSINPEELVALIKDMKNYKQRVFYYGKDVDNAVAALNNQHKIYGELKEYPIAKKYKETETGGNVFFTDYDMVQTEMLFLAKGDPFKPENMAASTLFNTYFGSGLSSIVFQEIRESKSLAYSAFAAYQGASKKDSPNYVMAYVGTQANKLEQAVDAMMELMNDMPEADKQFQAAKESTLKKLAAQRITKSNIFWSYERLQKLGIDNDNREAMYNTIKNMTMEDLKAFFDKNVKGESYNVMVIGNKKDLDVKSLQKLGNIKELEVDYLFNYIDEKKVKS